A stretch of DNA from Triticum dicoccoides isolate Atlit2015 ecotype Zavitan chromosome 2A, WEW_v2.0, whole genome shotgun sequence:
ATCGAGGAattgtgggagttaatcttcattcTTAAATAAATCTAGTCAAAATCTGAAACTACGGAAGATAGTATGCATTTTAAAATAAATCTGGTAAATATCAAGGAATTATGGGAGTTAACCTACATTCTTAAACAAGATAGTAAAATTAGGGGAATTCCAAGAGTTATTCTGCTTTTTGAAATAAATATGGTAAAAATTTAAAACTACGGAGGTAGTATGTATTCTTGAATAAATGAATAAATCTAGTAAAAATCGTGAAATTTCAGGAACTAATCCGCATTCTAAAATAAATATAGTAAAATTCCGAAACTACGAGAGTTAATCTGCATTCTTAAATAAATATAATAAAGGTCGGGGAATTTCGGGAGTTAATCTGCATTCTTAAATAAATCTAGTAAAAATCAGGAATTCGAGGAGTTAATTAGCATTCTTAAATAAATCTAGTAAAATTGGAAACTACGGAAGGTAGTTTGCATTTTTTTTAATAAATCTAGTAAAAATCGAGGAATTCCAAGAGTTAGTTTGCATTCTTAAAAagttatactccctctgatccatattaatttTTGCTGATTTAGTAGTAAAAGACATGGAATTCAAGGAGTTTGATTAGGGGAGGGAATTCCAGGAGTTAATCTACATTTTTAAATAAGTCTAGTAAAAATATGAAAGTACAACGGAAGGTAGTGTTCATAATTAAataaaacaagtaaacatcacaGAATTCCAGGAATTGGTCTGCATTTTTAAATAAATATAGTAAAATCATGGAATTCCAGGAACTAATCTGCATTTTTTAAACAAATATGCATTCTTAAATAAATCTAGTAAAAAAATCTGAACCTATGAGAGGTAGTCTATATTCTTACATAAATATACTAAAACTCACCGAAATCAGGAAGTTAATCTAGTAAAAATCTGAAACTACGGGAAGTTGTCTATATTCTTAAATTAATCTAGTAAAAACTAGGGGATTCCGGGAGTTAATCTGCATTCTTAAATAAATCTAGTAAAACTCTGAAACCGCGAAGGTAGTCTGCATTCTTAATAAATATAGTAAAAGTCGGGGAATTTCAGAAATTAATCTGCAGTATTAACTATATCTACACCCTCTGATCCTTATTGCTTGTCActcaaacagatgtatctagcattgaaatatgtctatatacatccatttgagcgataaTTAATATtgatcggagggagtagtaaaaatttgAAACTACGGAAGGCTGTCCGCATTCTTAAATAAATATAGTAAAACTCAGAGAAATCCAAGAGTTAGTCTGCATTTTCAGATAAACTGGAATTACCGGAGTTAAATCTAGAAAAGCTATTTCCTCAACTTTCTTGTTTAAAGTTTAATTTGCCCAAAAAAGACGTGAAGGTTTTTACTATGATGGCGTATGCTACAACAGGCAGACCCAAAGAATTTAGTTCAAAAAGTATAATTGTCTACttgcaaaaaataataaaaagttcCTAGCAATATGCATATAACTAGGCATGTGCAAATCAGTTGCAGCTAACCCATCAAGCTGGTGGTGCACGcatgtgaactactccctccggtcctttttactctgcatataagaattgtttgaagtcaaacttcgcaaagtttgaccatatttatataaaaaaaatatcaacatctatcaTGTTAAAGTTATACAGTATGAAACTTTAAATCATGACGCATCTGCCAGTATTGATTTCACgttgtgaatgttggtatttttttttcataaaattgatcaaactttacgaggcttgacttcaaacaaatcttatatgagaactaaaaaggaccggagaaaGTACTCTAATTGACATAGGTGGTCGGGCACCCCCATAGGCAAAGCCTAAGCTATGGCGTTATTTGAAAAATAAGCGTGCTCATTTGAGTTGAGTTAATCCCCACGAGACAACTAAACTACGGTTTCCCAGGATACGGTCGGCATGCACGCGGACGGTCGCTCCGCTCCGGGCCGGCGACCGACCGATCGGATCCTTGTGCGCGCGTAAATAATCGGGGTTGCAGATCCTCGGCGTAACCGCGATCGCCACGGGATCACCACGATCAGATTAGCTGCCACGgccacgacgacggcgacgactccATGAATCCCGTGACGTGGCCCGCGGCCATTGGTCCATGGTGGCCAGCACACGTCTGCGCCACCATGATCACGATGAACTGTAGCGTATCTCCTCCCCCGCTGCACCTTTTCGCCATTACTGCTCGAAAAGTCCATCCCCGGCGAAAGCTCAGTAGTGGTTCGTGCGGGAGCGCAGGTCTTTTTTATTCCTCAGCCACAACGAGCCTATCATTACTTGAACGTTCTGGTTTTTTAAAAATGCCAAAAGATCCATGAATCTGCAAATTTTGATGGAAAAAGCATGCATAGGCTGGCTGCGAAGAAAAGAGGAATGTCATTATCCATAAGAGCAAATAGTAGTGTTCCTGTTAGACACCCCCTCTCTTAATTTCGGTTTGTTATATAGGCATGCCCGTATTTCTAGATCACTAATTTAACCAAACGAAATAGTATAAGTTACATGCCACCAAAAGTATATATACCATTAGAAAAACCTTTTTGAGCAGTAATTCAATGGTACTCCCtcggtttctaaatataagtcttttttagagattccagtacggactacatacggagcaaaatgagtgaatctgcatttgaaagtatgtctatatatattcgtatgtagtccatattgaaatatctaaaaaaacTTGCATTTAGAAATAGAGGGAGTATTGCTTTTTGTAGCGTACAATGCATATTCATTCATCATATTGATAATCTAGAAATACACGTGTCCCTTATAAACTGAAAGGGAGGTAATGTTGAACCACACATTCTTTTTCCTACTCACAAATGAATGTGTATCTTTTCAGAAAACTTTGTAGATTCATAGTGTTCTCCCACATATACATGTGGGACATTCTTTTAGAACATGTGCATGCACTTTTGATTTCATTTTTTAGAATATGTAACCCCTCGAGCTCCGGATCCAAAGCAGTTACCACCAGTACAGCAGCTCTATCAACCCATTCAAATAAGAGAAACGTGGCACAAATGGAGAGATAGTACTAGTAGAACCAATACTGCAATCTCCAACATATGTTAGTTAAACAAAGCTGCAGTTAGAAAAGAGCAGAAAACTGGATAGCTATCAGCGTACCACATTGTGATTGGCAAGAGAGGCTTACAGTAGGTGGAGTGTAGCTCTCCATGTATCACCAGCCGGCTATGCATCCcaactgcttctgctgctgctgctgcttgggtcCCAATCACCAAAGAATATGCATGATGGCGATCGATTGATCGGTCACAATGATCGATCACGGAATTATTCTCGATCAAGAGACCATTACAACGATAAGATTCATCCATTCTCAATTTTTAAAACGGGCGCCAGTGTCTGACAGACAGTTCACGCTCATGTACTTCCATTCATATCCACTcgctggagccggagccggagctatATATACGGTCAGCACGAGCCGTACCCTGCATTCCATCCAGAACACAACACCCACCTAGAAGCTTTATCACTGCTGCTAGCCTGCTTCTGCTTGCAGTTTCTCATACACATGGAGAACACAACATCGCCACAATCTTCTTGCATCAGCcagccggcggcggcggccatgtcgGCCGGCGAGAGCAGCTGGGCTATGCACTTTGCAAACTTCGTGGCATCAACAGACAACAAACAGGAGATGGGTCACCAAGGAGGAGAGGCCTCTGACAGTGATTTCTCCTCTGGCTTCTCTTCCTCATTTGATTCCTTGGGTGATGGCTCCGACACCGACTCCTTCCTCACGTCGGACCTCATGGATGAAGACGATGAGGATGATTCTCTGCAGGACACTGCCTGTTCTTCCGCCGCTCGCCCTAAGGTTAGTAAAGGAAGAAAAATTAACTTTCTCTAGTTAGTCATAGATAGCTTGATGAACAGCAGTACATATTTAGCCTTTATTCTAGGTTCTAAcatgattatgattattgttgtaCAGGTAACCAGCATGCATGATATGCTCATGAAGTCAATTCTAACCATGGATGCAAAGGACATGAACACCGCCCAGCTGGTATGTTCGAGAAGCAATCACTATCATCTCTTTCTAGCTTCCTTCAGAGGTTGTTTAGATATTATAGTATAAGCTTTTTCTTACAATTGTGTGTTCCTGAAATACTGCAGGCCAAGTATTTCCTCGATGCGAGCTCAAGGAAGCAGGCGACTGGTGCGGTTCCAGAAGTGATCAGCGGTGGAAATAGCAACGAGAAGCAGCTGCATGAGTTCAATGATCTGAGAAAGAAAGGGCTTTGCTTAGTCCCTCTCTCCATGTTGATAGATTACCTAGGTTGATTACTGTTCATGTACTGTAAGAACGCCGGTTCAGTTATatatacaatatatatatatatatatatatatatatatatatatatatatatatatatatatatagttcgtACATCACTCTCTTGTGGACTGTGTCAGCTGAGAACACTACTTCCATCATGCCGTCGAGCTGTCCAATCATGccattaactaataaaaacaggcaTTCAACTATCGAGAAATAATAAACAAGAAGTGAGAAATATTCAAGTGCATGACAGTGAGGAAAACTTTGTATATTGCTTCGGTACATTGTATGTGTACCGAAACATTTCAAATTTCAAGTTGAGTTAAAACCTCAGTGCGATTCATCAGTGGCATCCAAGTTGAAAACTTGAATGTAAAACGTATCTTACCTCAGCAGAAAGCTTCGGTCAGATTTTTATGCTGTCAACATTTTGCCGAAATGAAGACATTTACCTTGAAATTAGTAGAAGATATCAGGTTAGCAATAGCATCAAGTGAAATACGGATTATGTAATTCTCAATCTTTCATGATATAATGATTAGTGAGCTGGCTCATTCAGTTTGAAATCTGAGTTTGACAATCACATGGTCAAAAGATTCCGTTAAGCCTATACGCACACGTCAATGATGTGACCAGTAGGTAGAAGTAGAACTGACAGGCAAGCTGCAATACTCTTCTGACACAAAGGCTAATCTTTCTCTAATCGCTACTCACTAGAAAGTACCAGAGGCCTGCTTAATTAATCAGAGTAAGCAGAAGGGGTATCTCTGAGTTTCTATAAGTATCAAAACCTACCAAATCAAAACAAGTTCTTTATTAGTCTGCTAGGAATAAGTTCAGTCAGTAGTATATTTACATGATACAGCAGTCTTTACGGAGGTTGCAACTAGCAACCCATTTCTCTAACAAAGTAAGAAATTTCCATGTGCCATCACAAGGAGGCAGTTAGCATCCAGTGGACCTTCAATACTAGACACCTATAAGCACATTCCTCGGATTCCTCCAAGATAGTACAAAGGATTAGCAATTTAAAGGACAGGATTGTCGCAGGTATGTGATACTCATTCATCAAATTCTGGCAGGAAAAGTCACATTTATGTTATTTAGTGAACCTACATTTCTTCTGTTCCATATGACACAATCTTCAGCGCTGCCAGGAAATTCTCTTTCCATAGAATACAGCGGATAAGTCTGAAAATGCCCACTTGCAGGTCTGACTGTTATCCTTAACTCATCTTTTATATATGCTGAACTTTTCGATGACAACCTGGATATTATAGAATGTAGATCGTAAGATAAGATTTAGTTGGAAAGTTCTTAGGATACTGGATCCACTTCTAAGACATCCATGAAAGGGATTGGTTGGAATGTATAGAAAAAGTGCAACAGTCTGAATCTGGTGGTACTTTTGAAGATATCGAGGGTAAAATGGACAAGATGGGCAAAACACGGAAGGACCATCTTTTATAAAAACTCTAGACGTTATTCAAAATGTTTTTCAAGGCTGAAAACATCTATGTAAGAACATTGAGCAGTTGGGTGCCGCATCGTTATCAATCAAGGTTGGTCTGGGGAGCACAGAGCAGAGCCGTATGACCAACAACTTCTGAAGTAATCCTTGTAACAACCAAGTGAGTACCATTTACAGTAATTTGACATTTGGGGATACTGTGAGCATAAAACAAGACCTTTTGACAATGCCCCTAATCACCACTCATTAAAAGCAAAAGGTGCACCTAAATCCATGTGCTGCTAGTTAAGTCAGCAAGATGCGCAAAGGCAGAAGAAAATATTTCTTTAAACTCCAGATGTTGTTCAAGCATTTCAAGGTTGAAAACATCAAGCTAATAACAACGAGAAGTTCAGCGTTGCTTTTTTTTTTGAAAGGCCTTTGGTGTTGCATTATTGGCAGTCAAGGTTGGTTTGGGGAGAACAGAGGAGAATGACCTGTATGAGACATCAACTTCTGAATCAAAAGCCTTCTAACCACCAAAAGTACCATTTATGGTAATTTGACATTGAGGAAGATATAAAAGAAGAAATAGTGGCACTGCTGAGCTGAAAACATTTTTTTCCCCTCGAAGTCAGTCTCCTACTCACCATTCATCAAAGGCGAAAGGTGCACCTAAATCGCATATGCTGTTGGTCAAGTCGGCAAGAGGCCTAACCCATATTCCAGGGGAACATATCATACTCCAGAGGGCAAACCAGAAACAAGACAGATCCAGCGAACGCGCAGCGGctgcatcaccaccaccatcatcatagGCAGCCAAAGCATCGGCATCAGCATCGGCAACGGCAAGGCATCACCGTGTCCGAAAGAGACAAGGAACTTACAACAGGTTGGAACTGCAGACCAAGCACACATATAAAACAACCCACCATTGCATGGAATCTGGTGCTTCGTCGAAAAAGAAATCTGAATTTATCGCCACTTGCCCAACTTGATCTTTCCAAAATGCTGCAGGCAGGAGCCGGCGCCACACTGGCACACCAGTAGCCCTATTACCGGGCTATTGCGCTGCCGCAAGCGGCGAAAATTCGCCAAGGGTTTGGGATCGGTTGGCATTATCCAATTCCAACGCGCAACTTGCAATAATCAATTCCAAATTTCTCGGTTCCGAGGCAATGTTTAGTGCCACCACCTCGATTCCCTCGTTAATTTAACAAGTTGGTCGCTGATTTACAGGTCGGCAGGTCTCGTGGGGAGAGGTGAAGAACGAGATGGGGAGGATAGCGAGAGCCACGAGTGAAATCCACTTACATAGTCACGTGGTACAACTTCGCCGGTGATGGGGCGAAAAAGCCGGCAGCCTGCCGCCGTTGTATGGATGATTTTGCCACCGGCGGCGTGGCGGCGGGTTGCCTCGTCTTTGCCGGAGAGCGAGACGGACGGAAGAAGTGAAGAGGATCGCGTTCCGTTCCTCGGGCCGGTTTCGACTGGAGTTGGGCTGGGCTTGACGGTACCAAATTTAGGTTGCCAGAATGGGCTGGACTGACCATTTCAGGGATGCACTTTCGATTCACTCTCTCTTATCACC
This window harbors:
- the LOC119352046 gene encoding vascular-related unknown protein 4-like; this translates as MENTTSPQSSCISQPAAAAMSAGESSWAMHFANFVASTDNKQEMGHQGGEASDSDFSSGFSSSFDSLGDGSDTDSFLTSDLMDEDDEDDSLQDTACSSAARPKVTSMHDMLMKSILTMDAKDMNTAQLAKYFLDASSRKQATGAVPEVISGGNSNEKQLHEFNDLRKKGLCLVPLSMLIDYLG